Proteins from a genomic interval of Niabella soli DSM 19437:
- a CDS encoding DUF4834 domain-containing protein: MVRILLYALFFYFLYNFIVKVAFPVYKTTKQVKKQFSDMKQQFQQQEQPNTAGSGQPAANPSAAHKKEPAGEYIDFEEVT, from the coding sequence ATGGTCCGAATTTTACTATATGCCCTGTTTTTTTACTTCCTTTACAATTTTATTGTAAAAGTTGCTTTCCCGGTTTATAAAACTACCAAACAGGTGAAAAAGCAGTTTTCTGATATGAAACAACAGTTTCAGCAGCAGGAACAACCCAATACTGCGGGCAGCGGTCAACCGGCAGCTAACCCCTCTGCTGCCCACAAGAAAGAACCGGCCGGGGAATATATCGATTTTGAGGAAGTAACGTAG
- a CDS encoding ribosome maturation factor: MNLETIIEIVREKVVAQLTENPSHFLVDIRVKPTHNFKVFIDGDNGVGIDDLVKYNRALYKQMEAEGYFPDGDFSLEVSSPGLDEPLKLHRQFIKNIGRDVEITTLEGQKIEGKLLAANEAELIVEVTSGKGKKLERTEQEVPLSTIKTTKIQIKF, encoded by the coding sequence ATGAACTTAGAGACAATAATTGAAATAGTACGAGAAAAAGTAGTTGCGCAGCTGACCGAAAATCCGTCTCATTTTTTGGTAGATATCCGCGTAAAGCCCACCCATAACTTTAAAGTGTTTATTGATGGCGATAACGGAGTGGGTATTGATGACCTGGTAAAGTATAACCGGGCGCTTTACAAGCAGATGGAGGCAGAAGGGTACTTTCCTGACGGCGATTTTTCTCTGGAAGTATCTTCCCCCGGGCTGGACGAGCCTCTGAAGCTGCACCGGCAATTTATAAAGAATATCGGTCGGGATGTGGAAATTACAACGCTGGAGGGACAGAAAATTGAGGGAAAGCTGCTTGCGGCAAATGAAGCGGAATTAATAGTGGAAGTGACCAGCGGCAAAGGAAAGAAATTGGAAAGAACAGAACAGGAGGTTCCGTTATCAACAATAAAAACAACAAAAATTCAGATTAAATTTTAA
- the nusA gene encoding transcription termination factor NusA, with protein sequence MASINLIEAFQDFKDAENIDRPTMMKVVEDVFKTLLRKKYGTDDNFDVIVNAEKGDLEIVRHRTIVEDGEVEDPLAQVAYSEAIKLEPDYEVGEDLYEEIDLVDFGRRAILAAKQTLAGRISDLKKNVLAKKYEDRIGEIISAEVYQVWKKEILLLDEEGNELILPKSEQIPQDYFKKGENIRAVVTRVDLKNNNPVIILSRTSPDFLAKLLEIEVPEIFDGLITIRRIVREPGERAKVAVESYDDRIDPVGACVGMKGSRIHGIVRELKNENIDVINWTTNIQLLIQRSLTPAKITSMNLDQENKRASIFLKPDQVSLAIGKRGVNIKLASDLTEYELDVYRDTEEEDEEFDVDLEEFADEIDEWVIDALKKIGCDTARSVLRMSPTELEKRADLEKETVEDVRKILQEELERE encoded by the coding sequence ATGGCAAGTATTAATTTAATTGAGGCATTCCAGGATTTTAAAGACGCAGAAAATATAGATCGTCCCACAATGATGAAAGTGGTGGAAGATGTATTTAAGACCTTACTGCGTAAGAAATATGGTACCGACGACAACTTTGACGTAATCGTAAACGCGGAAAAAGGGGATCTTGAAATTGTAAGGCATCGCACCATTGTGGAAGATGGCGAAGTGGAAGATCCGCTGGCCCAGGTTGCCTATTCTGAAGCCATTAAACTGGAGCCGGATTATGAGGTGGGAGAAGATCTGTATGAAGAAATTGACCTGGTGGACTTTGGTCGCCGGGCGATCCTTGCCGCCAAGCAAACGCTGGCCGGCCGTATCAGCGATCTAAAGAAAAATGTGCTGGCAAAAAAATACGAAGACCGTATCGGGGAGATCATCAGTGCAGAAGTATACCAGGTTTGGAAAAAAGAGATCTTGCTGCTGGATGAAGAAGGCAATGAACTGATCCTTCCCAAAAGCGAACAGATCCCCCAGGATTACTTTAAAAAAGGGGAGAATATTCGCGCAGTAGTAACCCGCGTGGATCTTAAAAATAACAATCCGGTAATCATACTTTCCAGAACTTCGCCTGATTTCCTGGCGAAACTGTTGGAAATAGAAGTTCCCGAGATCTTTGACGGCTTAATTACCATCAGAAGAATTGTAAGGGAGCCCGGAGAGCGCGCAAAAGTTGCGGTAGAATCCTATGATGACCGCATCGATCCGGTGGGCGCCTGCGTAGGTATGAAGGGAAGCCGGATCCACGGTATTGTGCGGGAACTGAAGAATGAGAATATTGATGTGATCAACTGGACCACCAATATCCAGTTGCTGATCCAGCGTTCACTGACCCCTGCAAAAATCACCAGCATGAACCTGGACCAGGAAAACAAAAGAGCCAGCATCTTCCTGAAACCCGACCAGGTATCACTGGCGATCGGTAAGCGGGGCGTAAATATTAAGCTGGCTTCTGATTTAACAGAATATGAATTAGATGTATACCGCGATACAGAAGAAGAGGACGAGGAATTTGATGTGGACCTGGAAGAATTTGCAGATGAAATTGACGAGTGGGTGATCGATGCCTTGAAGAAGATCGGTTGCGATACAGCCCGGAGCGTATTGCGCATGTCGCCTACGGAACTGGAAAAAAGAGCGGACTTAGAAAAAGAAACGGTAGAAGATGTTCGCAAAATTTTACAGGAAGAGCTGGAAAGAGAATAA